From a region of the Bradyrhizobium sp. KBS0727 genome:
- a CDS encoding DUF2855 family protein, with protein sequence MQSTDFVVARNDLQQCKLIETQLPDAATLPDEALLVKVTRFALTANNITYAVLGDQLKYWQLFPAPKDFGNIPVWGFGEVIASKHPGIAAGETLFGYFPMATYLVIEAADVSKRGLRDAAAHRQGVAPVYNAYARVSGDPAFAGRQGDYQALLRPLFMLSFLVDDFLAENEDYGAKRVMLSSASSKTAFGLAHLLHARGVKVIGLTSAGNTAFVTSLGCYDEVVTYDGVTALPADSAVAYVDMAGNSDLRERLHRHFGDQMRYSGQVGLTHRGISPDEPQLPGAKPTWFFAPDQIRKRAREWGPGGVDKRFGAAWSGFAPKLDQWLDVTEGRGPAAVQATYLDTLNGRVPPNLGHILSL encoded by the coding sequence ATGCAGTCCACCGACTTCGTCGTCGCCCGCAACGATCTGCAGCAATGCAAACTGATCGAGACGCAACTGCCCGACGCCGCAACGCTTCCCGATGAAGCGCTGCTGGTTAAGGTCACGCGGTTCGCGCTGACCGCCAACAACATCACCTACGCCGTGCTCGGCGATCAGCTCAAATACTGGCAGCTGTTTCCGGCGCCAAAGGATTTCGGCAACATTCCGGTATGGGGATTTGGCGAGGTGATCGCCTCGAAACATCCTGGCATCGCCGCCGGCGAAACCCTGTTCGGCTATTTCCCGATGGCCACCTATCTGGTCATCGAGGCCGCCGACGTCAGCAAGCGCGGCTTGCGCGATGCCGCCGCGCACCGGCAGGGGGTGGCGCCGGTCTACAACGCCTATGCGCGCGTCAGCGGCGACCCGGCGTTCGCGGGCAGGCAGGGCGATTATCAGGCGCTGCTGCGGCCGCTGTTCATGCTGTCGTTCCTGGTCGACGACTTCCTTGCCGAGAATGAAGATTATGGCGCGAAGCGCGTGATGCTGTCGTCCGCCTCCAGCAAGACCGCGTTCGGCCTCGCCCATCTCCTGCACGCGCGGGGCGTCAAGGTGATCGGGCTGACCTCGGCCGGCAACACCGCCTTCGTCACATCGCTCGGCTGCTACGACGAGGTCGTAACCTATGATGGCGTGACGGCGCTGCCGGCGGATTCGGCGGTCGCCTATGTCGACATGGCCGGCAACAGCGACCTGCGCGAACGTTTGCACCGGCACTTCGGCGACCAGATGAGATATTCCGGACAGGTCGGCCTCACCCACCGCGGCATTTCGCCTGACGAACCCCAATTGCCCGGCGCCAAGCCGACATGGTTCTTCGCGCCGGACCAGATCCGCAAGCGGGCGAGGGAATGGGGACCGGGTGGCGTCGACAAGCGGTTCGGCGCCGCATGGAGCGGCTTCGCGCCGAAGCTCGACCAGTGGCTCGATGTGACCGAGGGGCGCGGGCCGGCCGCGGTGCAGGCGACCTATCTCGATACCCTCAACGGCCGCGTGCCGCCGAACCTGGGGCATATTCTGTCGTTGTGA
- a CDS encoding NAD(P)/FAD-dependent oxidoreductase: protein MLDKTEDISVATDNWLAQFEEALTRPDDGLLKTLFCQDSHWRDVLALSWNIQTINGADGILSELKTLAGNTTPRGFAIDPGRRAPRQVMRAGTNSIEAIFKFETKIGRGNGIVRLVPDAADGKLKAWTLLTELGELKGFEEQLGAQRPRGSAYSRDFRGPNWLDLRNASSAYADHDPTVLVIGGGQSGLSIAARLKQLNVDTLIVDREKRIGDNWRKRYHALTLHNQVQVNHLPYMHFPPNWPTYIPKDKLANWFESYVESMELNFWTETEFEGGSYDESEGRWTVTLRRADGSRRTMHPRHVVLATGVSGIPSMPEIPGLKDFAGKVMHSSQYDDGENWKGKRAIVVGTGNSGHDIAQDLHSSGADVTMVQRSSTLVVSIEPSAQLVYTPYNDGTLEDNDLIATSMPLPVARKSHAMTTYKSKELDKDLLDGLARAGFKLDFGEDNTGWQFKYLTRGGGYYFNVGCSDLIVKGDIALKQFADIDKFVAGGARMKDGKTVAADLVVLATGYKRQEELVRKLFGEGVEKRVGTIWGFGDGQELRNMYTRTGQPGLWLIAGGLAQCRIGSKHLALQIKAIEEGLLPRGVGPRAVTA from the coding sequence ATGCTCGACAAGACCGAGGATATTTCGGTTGCGACCGACAACTGGCTCGCGCAATTCGAAGAGGCGTTGACCAGGCCCGACGACGGCTTGCTGAAAACCCTGTTTTGCCAGGACAGCCATTGGCGCGACGTGCTGGCGCTGAGCTGGAACATCCAGACCATCAACGGCGCCGACGGCATCTTGAGCGAACTCAAGACGCTTGCGGGCAACACAACGCCACGCGGCTTTGCGATCGATCCCGGCCGCCGCGCGCCGCGCCAGGTGATGCGCGCGGGCACAAATAGCATCGAGGCGATTTTCAAATTCGAGACCAAAATTGGCCGCGGCAACGGCATCGTCCGGCTGGTCCCGGATGCGGCCGACGGCAAACTGAAGGCCTGGACGCTGCTCACCGAGCTCGGCGAGTTGAAAGGTTTTGAGGAACAGCTCGGCGCCCAGCGTCCGCGCGGCAGCGCCTATTCGCGCGATTTCCGCGGCCCCAACTGGCTCGACCTGCGCAACGCCTCGAGCGCCTATGCCGACCACGACCCGACCGTGCTCGTCATCGGCGGCGGCCAATCCGGCCTGAGCATCGCCGCCCGGCTGAAGCAATTGAATGTCGATACGCTGATCGTCGATCGCGAGAAGCGCATCGGCGACAACTGGCGCAAGCGCTACCATGCGCTGACGCTGCATAACCAGGTCCAGGTCAACCACCTGCCCTATATGCACTTCCCGCCGAACTGGCCGACCTATATCCCGAAGGACAAGCTCGCCAACTGGTTCGAGTCCTATGTCGAAAGCATGGAACTGAACTTCTGGACCGAGACCGAGTTCGAGGGCGGCAGCTACGACGAGAGCGAAGGCCGCTGGACGGTGACGCTGCGCCGCGCCGACGGCAGCAGGCGCACCATGCATCCGCGCCATGTCGTGCTGGCGACCGGCGTCAGCGGCATTCCGAGCATGCCGGAGATTCCCGGTCTCAAGGACTTTGCCGGCAAGGTGATGCATTCCAGCCAGTATGACGACGGCGAGAACTGGAAGGGCAAGCGCGCCATCGTGGTCGGCACCGGCAACAGCGGTCACGACATCGCGCAGGACCTGCATTCGAGCGGCGCCGACGTCACCATGGTTCAGCGCTCGTCGACCCTGGTGGTCAGCATCGAACCCTCGGCGCAACTGGTCTACACGCCCTACAACGACGGCACGCTGGAAGACAACGACCTGATCGCAACCTCGATGCCGCTGCCGGTGGCGCGCAAGAGCCATGCGATGACGACCTATAAATCGAAGGAGCTCGACAAGGACCTGCTCGACGGCCTGGCGCGCGCCGGCTTCAAGCTAGATTTCGGCGAGGACAATACCGGCTGGCAGTTCAAATATCTCACCCGCGGCGGCGGCTATTATTTCAACGTCGGCTGCTCCGACCTGATCGTGAAGGGCGATATCGCGCTGAAGCAATTCGCCGACATCGACAAGTTCGTCGCCGGCGGCGCGCGGATGAAGGACGGCAAGACCGTCGCCGCCGACCTGGTGGTGCTGGCAACCGGCTACAAGCGCCAGGAAGAGCTGGTGCGCAAACTGTTCGGCGAGGGCGTGGAGAAGCGCGTCGGCACAATCTGGGGATTCGGCGACGGCCAGGAGCTGCGCAACATGTATACGCGCACCGGCCAGCCCGGCCTGTGGCTGATCGCCGGCGGCCTCGCTCAATGCCGCATCGGCTCCAAGCACCTGGCGCTGCAGATCAAGGCGATCGAGGAAGGGCTTCTGCCACGGGGCGTGGGGCCGCGGGCGGTGACGGCATAA
- a CDS encoding peptidyl-alpha-hydroxyglycine alpha-amidating lyase family protein, with the protein MPTILGSGDHRYRVVENFAKLPDGWRFTDVASVAVDSKDRLYVFNRGAHPMVVLDRAGNFITSWGEGLFNRAHGLHIDADDNLYCTDDGDHTVRKCSVDGKVLLTIGIPNKPAPFMSGEPFHRCTHTALSPKGEIYVSDGYGNACVHKYSPDGKLLKTWGEPGTDPGQFNIVHNIATDADGFVYVADRENHRVQVFDGNGKYETQWNNLHRPCALCRCGGKQPTFIIGELGPGMNVNRKSPNLGPRLSIVDAKGNRVARLGGENGPGIEAGKFLAPHGIAIDSRGDIYLGEVGVTDWKTSFPDTPMPPEVGVTRCLQKLEKI; encoded by the coding sequence ATGCCGACCATTCTCGGCTCAGGCGACCATCGCTACCGCGTCGTCGAGAATTTCGCGAAACTCCCCGACGGGTGGCGCTTCACCGATGTCGCGTCGGTCGCGGTCGACAGCAAGGATCGTCTCTATGTGTTCAATCGCGGCGCCCATCCGATGGTGGTGCTGGATCGCGCAGGCAATTTCATCACCAGCTGGGGCGAAGGGCTGTTCAATCGCGCCCATGGCCTGCACATCGATGCCGACGACAATCTCTATTGCACCGATGACGGCGACCACACCGTGCGCAAATGCTCGGTCGACGGCAAGGTACTGCTGACGATCGGCATCCCGAACAAGCCGGCGCCGTTCATGAGCGGCGAGCCGTTTCATCGCTGCACCCATACCGCGCTGTCACCGAAGGGAGAGATTTACGTCTCGGACGGCTACGGCAATGCCTGCGTCCACAAATATTCGCCCGACGGCAAGCTGTTGAAGACCTGGGGCGAACCCGGCACCGATCCCGGCCAGTTCAACATCGTCCACAATATTGCAACCGACGCCGACGGCTTCGTCTATGTTGCCGACCGCGAGAACCACCGCGTCCAGGTATTCGACGGCAACGGCAAATACGAGACGCAGTGGAACAACCTGCATCGCCCCTGCGCGCTGTGCCGCTGCGGCGGCAAGCAGCCGACCTTCATCATCGGCGAGTTGGGTCCGGGCATGAACGTGAATCGCAAATCGCCCAATCTCGGCCCGCGGCTTTCCATCGTCGACGCCAAGGGCAACCGCGTCGCGCGGCTTGGCGGCGAAAACGGGCCGGGCATCGAGGCCGGCAAATTCCTCGCGCCGCACGGCATCGCGATCGATTCCAGAGGCGACATCTATCTCGGCGAAGTCGGCGTCACCGACTGGAAGACCAGCTTTCCGGACACCCCGATGCCGCCGGAAGTCGGCGTCACCCGCTGCCTGCAGAAACTGGAGAAGATTTAG
- a CDS encoding chloride channel protein, with the protein MTTKSRYLEAPRRLRAFVRAHEISLVILAALVGTVSGAVVVAMSVAVAGLHALLFNISIRERLSSQLSIEPLRALLVPSLGGLVLGIAFLLIARWRPAREIDPIEANALHGGRMSFRGSVIVALQTIWSSGVGASVGLEAGYTQLASGLAASLGRGFHLRRADQRVMVGCGAAAAIAGAFGAPLAGAFYAFELVIGGYTPASLTPVGVAAVAGYFVTHGFSALSLGIGIESFGDVRGRDLAIAALFGLLAGLFGIAIMRGVALCETLLAKIRLWPPLRPALGGLVVGAMALWTPLVMSSGHGALHFTGIVSLPLAVIAGVFLLKALASIVSLGSGFRGGLFFATLLMGALGGRLFAAGVDAIVPGFHLEPGVYAVIGMSALSASVVGGPLTMSFIALESTGNLWLTTAVLVAVIISTLITRELFGYSFATWRLHLRGETIRSAADVGWIRDLTVGRLMRPDLTTVNANIRIAEFRAKFPLGSKTQVVAIDGEGHYVGLALVAEAHAADVDEDKSLIDFLHHREVVLHPVMNIQEAIAVFDAAEAESLAVVEAGGERRPIGTLTEAHAMKRYAEESEQRRREAVGA; encoded by the coding sequence ATGACGACCAAGAGCCGCTATCTGGAGGCGCCACGCCGGCTGCGGGCCTTCGTCCGCGCGCATGAAATCAGCCTGGTGATCCTCGCGGCGCTGGTTGGAACCGTCAGCGGGGCGGTGGTGGTCGCCATGAGCGTGGCGGTCGCGGGCCTGCACGCCCTCCTGTTCAATATTTCGATCCGGGAGCGGCTTTCGAGCCAGCTCTCGATCGAGCCGCTGCGGGCCCTGCTGGTGCCGAGCCTGGGCGGGCTCGTGCTCGGCATCGCCTTCCTGCTGATCGCGCGCTGGCGGCCGGCGCGCGAGATCGACCCGATCGAGGCCAATGCCCTGCATGGCGGGCGGATGTCGTTTCGCGGCAGTGTGATCGTGGCGCTGCAGACGATCTGGTCCTCAGGCGTCGGCGCCTCGGTCGGCCTCGAGGCCGGCTATACCCAGCTCGCCAGCGGGCTCGCCGCCTCGCTGGGGCGCGGATTTCACCTGCGCCGGGCCGACCAGCGCGTCATGGTCGGCTGTGGTGCTGCGGCCGCGATCGCCGGTGCATTCGGGGCGCCGCTGGCCGGCGCCTTCTATGCGTTCGAACTGGTGATCGGCGGCTATACGCCGGCCAGTCTGACCCCGGTCGGCGTCGCCGCCGTCGCCGGCTATTTCGTTACCCACGGCTTCTCGGCGCTGTCGCTCGGCATCGGCATCGAATCGTTCGGCGATGTGCGCGGGCGCGATCTGGCGATTGCCGCCCTGTTCGGGCTGTTGGCGGGGCTGTTCGGGATCGCGATCATGCGCGGCGTGGCGTTGTGCGAGACGTTGCTGGCAAAGATCCGGCTATGGCCGCCGCTCCGCCCGGCGCTGGGCGGTCTCGTCGTCGGCGCCATGGCGCTATGGACGCCGCTGGTGATGTCGTCGGGACATGGCGCGCTGCATTTCACCGGGATCGTCTCGTTGCCGCTGGCGGTCATTGCCGGGGTGTTCCTGCTCAAGGCCCTGGCCTCGATCGTCTCGCTCGGCAGCGGCTTCCGCGGCGGGCTGTTTTTCGCCACGCTCTTGATGGGCGCGCTGGGTGGGCGGCTGTTCGCCGCCGGTGTCGACGCGATCGTGCCGGGCTTCCATCTCGAACCTGGCGTCTATGCCGTGATCGGGATGAGCGCGCTGTCGGCCTCGGTGGTCGGCGGTCCGCTGACGATGTCGTTCATCGCGCTGGAATCGACCGGCAATCTCTGGCTCACCACCGCGGTGCTGGTCGCGGTCATCATCTCGACGCTGATCACCCGCGAATTGTTCGGCTACTCCTTTGCGACCTGGCGGTTGCATCTGCGCGGCGAGACCATTCGCAGCGCCGCCGATGTCGGCTGGATTCGGGACCTCACGGTCGGACGGCTGATGCGGCCCGACCTGACCACGGTGAATGCCAATATTCGAATCGCTGAATTCCGGGCGAAGTTTCCGCTCGGCTCCAAGACGCAAGTGGTCGCGATCGACGGTGAGGGCCATTACGTCGGGCTGGCGCTGGTTGCCGAAGCGCACGCGGCCGATGTCGATGAAGACAAGAGCCTGATCGATTTCCTGCATCACCGCGAGGTGGTGCTGCACCCCGTCATGAACATCCAGGAAGCCATTGCCGTATTCGACGCCGCCGAAGCCGAATCGTTGGCGGTGGTGGAGGCCGGCGGCGAGCGCCGTCCGATCGGGACCCTGACGGAGGCCCACGCCATGAAGCGCTATGCGGAAGAATCCGAACAGCGCCGGCGCGAGGCGGTGGGGGCTTGA
- a CDS encoding HNH endonuclease, giving the protein MNAHVSQGGWPVLVLNADFRPLSYYPLSLWSWQDAIKAVFLDRVNIVEHYDRAVHSPTFEIQLPSVVSLKSFVKPTTHPAFTRFNVFLRDRFSCQYCHAHDDLTFDHIIPRSKGGQTTWENVVAACSPCNLRKGNLTPQQARMFPRQTPFAPTVHQLHRNGRLFPPNYLHDSWLDYLYWDTELDP; this is encoded by the coding sequence TTGAACGCACATGTCTCGCAAGGCGGTTGGCCGGTACTGGTGCTCAACGCGGATTTCCGGCCGCTGAGTTACTACCCGCTGTCTCTCTGGTCGTGGCAGGACGCGATCAAGGCGGTGTTTCTCGATCGCGTCAATATCGTCGAGCACTACGACCGCGCGGTGCACAGCCCGACCTTCGAGATCCAGCTTCCGAGCGTGGTGTCGCTCAAGTCCTTCGTCAAGCCGACCACCCACCCCGCCTTCACCCGGTTCAACGTGTTCCTGCGCGATCGCTTCTCGTGCCAGTACTGCCACGCGCATGACGACCTCACCTTCGATCACATCATCCCGCGCAGCAAGGGCGGCCAGACCACCTGGGAGAACGTGGTCGCGGCCTGTTCGCCGTGCAATCTGCGCAAGGGCAACCTGACGCCGCAGCAGGCGCGGATGTTTCCAAGGCAAACCCCGTTCGCGCCGACCGTGCACCAACTGCACCGCAACGGACGTCTGTTCCCGCCGAACTATCTGCACGATAGCTGGCTGGATTATTTATACTGGGATACCGAGCTGGATCCGTAA
- a CDS encoding S1C family serine protease, with translation MPSLTEWKVPPANQPRPGDYSFDLDHALSSVVGLHSIIPPDAFSAETLGTERAGNGVLIDDGLVLTIGYLITEAEAVWLHRGDGRVVEGHALGFDFESGFGLVQALGSLDLDPLPLGSSAAAQIGDRVVVGGAGGRTRSVASQIAAKQEFAGYWEYLLDEAIFTHPAHPNWGGTGLISSRGELLGIGSLQLEREREGKAEHVNMMVPIDLLKPVLDDLRKFGRVNKPSRPWLGMFSTEIDNRVVVVGIASKGPAARAELKTGDVILAVNGDKITSQIGFYRKLWALGPAGVDVPLTVYHEGVTFDVTLTSTDRARLLKAPRLH, from the coding sequence ATGCCCTCTTTGACCGAATGGAAAGTGCCGCCGGCCAACCAGCCGCGCCCGGGCGATTACAGTTTCGACCTGGACCATGCGCTGTCGTCGGTCGTCGGACTGCATTCGATCATCCCGCCCGACGCGTTCAGCGCGGAAACACTCGGCACCGAGCGCGCCGGCAATGGCGTGCTGATCGATGACGGATTGGTGCTGACCATCGGCTATCTCATCACCGAGGCCGAAGCCGTCTGGCTGCATCGCGGCGACGGCCGCGTGGTCGAGGGACACGCGCTCGGCTTCGATTTCGAATCCGGCTTCGGGCTGGTGCAGGCGCTCGGCAGCCTCGACCTCGATCCGCTGCCGCTGGGTTCCTCCGCCGCGGCCCAGATCGGAGACCGCGTGGTGGTCGGCGGCGCCGGCGGACGCACGCGATCGGTCGCCAGCCAGATCGCGGCCAAGCAGGAATTCGCCGGCTATTGGGAGTATCTGCTGGATGAAGCGATCTTCACCCATCCCGCGCATCCGAACTGGGGCGGCACCGGACTGATCTCGAGCCGCGGCGAACTGCTCGGCATCGGCTCGCTGCAGCTCGAACGCGAGCGCGAGGGCAAGGCCGAGCATGTCAACATGATGGTGCCGATCGACCTTTTGAAACCGGTGCTCGACGACTTGCGCAAGTTCGGCCGCGTCAACAAGCCGTCACGGCCCTGGCTCGGGATGTTCTCGACCGAGATCGACAATCGCGTCGTGGTGGTCGGGATCGCCAGCAAGGGTCCGGCGGCGCGCGCCGAGCTCAAGACCGGCGACGTCATCCTCGCCGTGAACGGCGACAAGATCACCAGCCAGATCGGCTTCTACCGCAAGCTATGGGCGCTCGGACCTGCCGGCGTCGATGTGCCGCTCACGGTCTATCATGAGGGCGTTACCTTTGATGTCACGCTGACCTCGACCGATCGCGCCAGGCTCTTGAAGGCGCCAAGGTTGCACTGA
- a CDS encoding phospholipase, translated as MSEAVVDDIVAVLPPLLQSLESLGFVARHLNPPDFGRVMQAAGSPDAALRAARPRLAHWPEEFAGIGAALASASDAALAAFDGLRTVQNGHGDLVSVFKALRYAPRAQEALYALSAKLPPVSEFFVDPHLRDDADLAARLAAPANDNTGIFHDANEPGSRGGFSVYVPEYYTPDRAWPLVMALHGGSGNGRGFLWSWLLDARSRGAILIAPTATGDSANKSTWALMGDDTDTPNLMRILEQVRSRWNVDATRMLLTGMSDGGTFCYVTGFESASPFTHLAPVSATFHPLMAEIADAERLRGLPVHIVHGKLDWMFPVQVARQTSQVLSAAGADVTYRELDDLSHCYPREMNAEILAWLNRA; from the coding sequence ATGAGCGAGGCCGTGGTGGACGACATCGTGGCCGTGCTGCCGCCACTGCTGCAATCGCTGGAATCGCTCGGCTTCGTCGCCCGCCATCTGAACCCGCCGGATTTCGGCCGCGTCATGCAAGCCGCAGGCTCGCCCGACGCGGCGTTACGCGCGGCCCGTCCGCGGCTGGCGCACTGGCCCGAGGAATTCGCCGGCATCGGAGCCGCGCTCGCATCGGCCAGCGATGCGGCGCTGGCCGCATTCGATGGCCTGCGCACCGTGCAGAACGGCCATGGCGATCTCGTCAGCGTGTTCAAGGCATTGCGTTACGCACCGCGCGCGCAGGAGGCGCTGTATGCGCTGTCGGCAAAGCTGCCGCCGGTCAGCGAATTCTTCGTCGACCCGCATTTGCGCGATGACGCCGATCTCGCGGCCCGGCTCGCCGCGCCCGCCAACGACAACACCGGAATTTTTCACGACGCCAATGAGCCGGGCAGCCGCGGCGGCTTCTCGGTCTACGTTCCCGAATATTATACGCCCGATCGGGCATGGCCGCTGGTGATGGCGCTGCACGGCGGCAGTGGCAACGGCCGCGGCTTCCTCTGGAGCTGGCTGCTCGATGCCCGCAGCCGTGGCGCCATCCTGATCGCACCGACCGCGACCGGCGATTCTGCCAACAAAAGCACCTGGGCACTGATGGGCGACGACACCGATACGCCGAACCTGATGCGCATCCTCGAACAGGTACGGTCGCGCTGGAATGTCGATGCAACGAGAATGCTGCTGACCGGCATGAGCGACGGCGGCACCTTCTGCTATGTGACGGGGTTCGAGAGCGCCTCGCCGTTCACCCATCTGGCGCCGGTGTCGGCGACTTTTCACCCGCTGATGGCCGAAATCGCCGATGCCGAACGGCTGCGCGGTCTGCCGGTCCATATCGTGCACGGCAAACTCGACTGGATGTTTCCGGTGCAGGTGGCGCGGCAGACCAGCCAGGTGCTGTCCGCGGCCGGCGCCGACGTCACCTATCGCGAACTCGACGACCTCAGCCATTGCTACCCACGCGAGATGAACGCGGAGATACTGGCCTGGCTCAACCGCGCATGA
- a CDS encoding SDR family oxidoreductase yields MSNQSNKIAIVTGASRGIGAAVAERLAADGFTAVINYSGDVKSAESVARRIEAKGGRALTARADVSDPAAVRGMFDAAEAAFGGVDVLVNNAGIMKLAKIADSDDALFDQQIAINLKGSFNAMREAAKRLRDGGRIINFSTSVVGVKLETYGVYAATKAAIESMSAILSKEMRGRSITVNAIAPGPVATDLFLNGKSPELIDRMSRMNPLERLGTPEDIAASVSFLAGPDGGWINGQTLRANGGMV; encoded by the coding sequence ATGTCGAACCAATCCAACAAGATAGCAATCGTAACGGGTGCCTCGCGGGGCATCGGCGCCGCGGTGGCCGAGCGGCTGGCGGCCGACGGCTTCACCGCCGTCATCAACTACTCCGGCGACGTCAAGTCGGCCGAGTCGGTGGCCCGCCGGATCGAAGCCAAGGGCGGCCGGGCACTGACCGCCAGGGCCGATGTCAGCGATCCCGCCGCCGTGCGCGGCATGTTCGATGCGGCGGAGGCGGCCTTCGGCGGCGTCGATGTGCTGGTCAACAATGCCGGCATCATGAAGCTTGCCAAGATCGCCGACAGCGACGACGCGCTGTTCGACCAGCAGATTGCGATCAACCTCAAGGGCAGTTTCAACGCGATGCGCGAGGCCGCCAAGCGGTTGCGCGACGGCGGCCGGATCATCAACTTCTCGACCAGCGTCGTTGGGGTCAAGCTCGAGACCTATGGCGTCTATGCGGCCACCAAGGCCGCGATCGAATCCATGAGCGCGATCCTGTCGAAGGAGATGCGCGGCCGTTCGATTACCGTCAACGCCATCGCGCCGGGCCCGGTCGCGACCGACCTGTTTCTCAACGGCAAATCGCCCGAGCTGATCGACCGCATGTCCAGGATGAATCCGCTGGAGCGGCTCGGCACGCCGGAAGACATCGCCGCCAGTGTTTCCTTCCTCGCCGGTCCCGACGGCGGCTGGATCAACGGCCAGACCCTGCGCGCCAATGGCGGCATGGTCTGA
- a CDS encoding LysR family transcriptional regulator: protein MDRFDAMRVFTRVVERRSFSAAADDLGLPRSTVTDAVKTLEARLGVRLLERTTRQVSPTLDGEAHYQRCLSLIADLEDAEGAFGGARPKGLLRLEVQGTLARHFLLPNLPGFFAQYPDIEVNMSESDRWVDLIREGVDCVLRFGQLPDSDMIARQVVVLERLTCATPDYFARYGTPTNWDALDGHRMIGIRSLTTGRVRPMEFMVEGTRREVPLPTIMSVTGPESYLATARLGLGLVQVPHFHAEADLADGTLVQVLADWPPPTVPVSLLYPRNRQLSPRVRVFIDYVMRAFGRL, encoded by the coding sequence ATGGACCGATTCGACGCGATGCGGGTGTTCACGCGGGTGGTGGAGCGGCGCAGTTTTTCCGCTGCCGCCGACGATCTCGGCCTGCCGCGCTCTACGGTCACCGACGCCGTGAAGACGCTGGAAGCCCGCCTCGGCGTGCGGCTGTTGGAGCGGACCACGCGACAGGTCAGTCCTACACTGGACGGCGAGGCTCATTACCAACGGTGTCTTTCGCTGATCGCCGATCTCGAAGATGCCGAGGGCGCGTTCGGCGGCGCCCGGCCGAAGGGGCTGTTGCGGCTGGAGGTGCAGGGCACGCTGGCGCGTCACTTCCTGCTGCCGAACCTGCCGGGCTTCTTCGCGCAATATCCCGACATCGAAGTCAACATGAGCGAGAGCGACCGCTGGGTCGATCTGATCCGCGAAGGCGTCGACTGCGTACTGCGCTTCGGCCAGTTGCCTGACAGCGACATGATCGCGCGGCAGGTGGTGGTGCTGGAGCGGTTGACCTGCGCCACGCCCGACTATTTCGCTCGCTACGGCACGCCGACCAATTGGGACGCGCTCGACGGCCACCGCATGATCGGAATCCGCTCGCTGACGACCGGGCGGGTGCGGCCGATGGAATTCATGGTGGAAGGCACAAGGCGCGAGGTTCCGTTACCAACGATCATGTCGGTCACGGGGCCGGAGAGCTACCTAGCCACCGCGCGGCTCGGTCTCGGCCTGGTCCAGGTGCCGCACTTTCACGCCGAAGCGGATCTCGCCGACGGCACGCTGGTTCAGGTGCTGGCGGACTGGCCGCCGCCGACCGTGCCGGTTTCGCTGCTCTATCCCCGCAACCGCCAGCTCTCGCCGCGCGTCCGCGTCTTCATCGACTATGTGATGCGCGCGTTCGGGCGGCTGTGA